In one Candidatus Nitronereus thalassa genomic region, the following are encoded:
- a CDS encoding OsmC family protein codes for MEQVIKQTKVNGVDVGQLETTIDAIQQTPEIAKFTFRATNKWISGGHNRSTIKEFYGAGQEDATRTEPFELDADEPPVLLGSDNGANPAEFILHSLASCLTTSLVYHAAARGIKIEGVESKLEGDIDLHGFLGLSKDVRKGYQNINVKFQVKSDADPELLRELCNQSPVFDIVSNPVPVTVSVETV; via the coding sequence ATGGAACAGGTGATTAAACAAACAAAAGTCAACGGCGTGGATGTTGGTCAGTTGGAAACTACGATTGATGCGATACAACAAACGCCAGAAATCGCCAAATTTACGTTTCGGGCTACGAACAAATGGATCTCTGGAGGACACAATCGTTCAACCATTAAGGAGTTTTATGGGGCAGGCCAGGAAGACGCCACGCGGACGGAGCCCTTTGAACTCGATGCTGATGAACCTCCGGTGTTGTTGGGAAGTGATAACGGGGCGAACCCAGCTGAGTTTATACTGCATTCGTTAGCTAGCTGTTTGACGACTTCATTGGTGTATCATGCGGCCGCGCGTGGGATTAAAATCGAGGGCGTAGAGTCGAAGCTCGAAGGGGATATTGATTTGCATGGGTTTTTAGGGCTGTCGAAAGATGTCCGCAAAGGCTATCAAAACATTAATGTGAAATTTCAGGTGAAGTCCGATGCCGATCCTGAATTGCTTCGTGAATTGTGCAATCAATCCCCGGTGTTTGACATTGTGTCGAACCCCGTTCCTGTAACTGTTTCGGTCGAAACGGTGTAA
- a CDS encoding sigma-54 interaction domain-containing protein: MKSDQPLPIHDLDEEAALHTILEGTATETGERFFQALVQNLSKALGTHGAWVTEYFPETRRLKALAFWMGGEWIHGYETPIDGTPCGEAIDSKELVHFPDNILSIYPDEVDLIKAKAVSYLGAPLLDVDGTVLGHVAVLDRRPIPDEPRVHALFRIFAARAAAELQRLQAETQVREREEKLGRLVDSAMDAIIELNSTLCVTRVNPAAEKVFLCKMTDMQGQPFFKFLSIGDRARVKTLIEELDAHPVDQQYLWIPGGLTALRTDGNEFPAEATLSRFQVHRQTFHTLILRNVHDRLEAEQKIRTLTEEAEYLKKELQELQHFDSIVGESEALLRTLRDIRQVAETEATVLIQGETGTGKEVMARAIHAASRRKDKPFVKVNCAAIPATLIESEFFGHEPGAFTGATKKRDGRFTLADGGTIFLDEIGELPLDLQSKLLRVLQEGEFDPVGSSQTRKVNVRVLAATNRDLEKEAKAGTFREDLYYRLNVFPITVPPLRERGKDIGLLASNFATKFAKQMGRSIQPLSADCVQRLQAYSWPGNVRELQNVIERAVITSINGQLNLERALPEQKKDTGIQGGTTVALSNDRIHTVQELQEIERQNILRALKVTDGRVSGENGAAKLLGMNQSTLASRMKTLGIQRPS; this comes from the coding sequence ATGAAATCTGATCAACCTTTGCCCATCCATGATCTGGATGAGGAAGCTGCGCTCCACACAATCCTGGAAGGAACTGCTACGGAAACTGGGGAGCGGTTCTTTCAGGCGCTGGTACAAAATTTATCAAAGGCATTAGGTACACATGGTGCTTGGGTCACGGAATATTTTCCCGAGACCCGACGATTGAAAGCCTTGGCATTTTGGATGGGGGGAGAATGGATTCATGGCTATGAAACGCCGATCGACGGGACTCCCTGTGGAGAAGCGATTGATAGTAAAGAGCTCGTTCATTTTCCGGATAATATATTGTCGATCTATCCCGATGAAGTTGATCTAATTAAAGCCAAGGCCGTCAGTTACTTGGGGGCCCCGCTTTTGGATGTCGACGGGACGGTGTTGGGGCATGTGGCCGTGTTGGATAGGCGCCCTATTCCGGATGAGCCGCGCGTCCATGCGCTTTTTCGAATTTTTGCTGCGCGGGCAGCTGCAGAGCTTCAACGTCTTCAAGCGGAAACCCAGGTGCGGGAACGAGAAGAAAAGCTCGGGCGCCTAGTGGACAGCGCGATGGATGCCATCATTGAACTTAACTCGACTCTCTGTGTGACTCGCGTCAATCCCGCAGCTGAAAAAGTGTTTCTTTGTAAAATGACGGATATGCAAGGGCAACCCTTTTTCAAGTTTTTATCCATCGGAGATCGGGCTCGCGTCAAGACCTTAATCGAGGAGTTAGATGCCCATCCGGTTGACCAACAATATTTGTGGATTCCCGGAGGCCTCACGGCTCTGCGCACTGATGGCAATGAATTTCCAGCTGAAGCGACCTTGTCCCGGTTTCAAGTCCACCGCCAAACCTTTCACACCCTTATTCTGCGAAATGTGCATGATCGTTTAGAAGCCGAACAAAAAATCCGCACGCTTACCGAAGAAGCAGAATATCTCAAAAAAGAATTGCAGGAACTCCAACACTTTGACTCCATCGTTGGGGAAAGTGAGGCATTACTGCGGACGTTACGGGACATTAGACAAGTCGCCGAGACCGAAGCCACTGTGCTCATTCAAGGTGAGACGGGTACGGGCAAAGAAGTCATGGCTCGAGCGATTCATGCGGCTAGTCGGAGAAAAGACAAACCTTTCGTTAAAGTCAACTGCGCTGCCATTCCTGCCACGCTCATTGAAAGCGAATTTTTTGGGCATGAGCCAGGAGCCTTTACGGGGGCGACAAAAAAACGTGATGGTCGCTTTACGCTTGCCGATGGTGGGACGATATTTTTAGATGAAATTGGTGAGTTGCCACTTGATCTACAAAGCAAATTGCTTCGGGTGTTGCAGGAGGGAGAGTTCGATCCAGTAGGGAGTTCCCAGACACGCAAAGTGAATGTGCGTGTGCTTGCTGCTACCAATCGTGATTTGGAAAAAGAAGCAAAGGCCGGGACATTTCGAGAAGATTTGTATTATCGGTTGAATGTCTTTCCCATTACCGTGCCTCCATTACGAGAACGGGGCAAGGATATCGGACTTCTCGCCTCAAACTTTGCCACAAAATTCGCTAAGCAAATGGGGCGATCAATTCAACCGTTATCCGCCGACTGTGTGCAACGCTTACAAGCCTACTCCTGGCCAGGTAATGTGCGGGAATTGCAAAATGTGATTGAGCGCGCTGTCATTACTTCGATCAATGGCCAGCTGAATTTAGAGCGAGCCCTGCCTGAACAAAAGAAGGATACTGGTATTCAAGGTGGGACGACGGTGGCACTTTCCAATGACCGAATTCACACAGTACAAGAGCTTCAAGAAATCGAACGTCAAAATATCCTTCGCGCGTTAAAAGTCACCGATGGCCGCGTTTCCGGAGAAAACGGAGCTGCCAAACTTCTCGGCATGAATCAATCGACACTCGCCTCTCGAATGAAAACCCTGGGTATTCAGCGCCCTTCCTAA
- a CDS encoding DUF3012 domain-containing protein, whose amino-acid sequence MSGMKICLFVMMVFLGACSPEVGSTAWCESMKEKPKGDWTATEAADFAKHCLLDLGK is encoded by the coding sequence ATGAGTGGCATGAAGATCTGTTTGTTCGTGATGATGGTGTTCTTGGGGGCGTGCTCTCCGGAAGTGGGAAGCACAGCCTGGTGTGAAAGCATGAAAGAAAAACCCAAAGGAGATTGGACGGCCACTGAAGCTGCGGATTTTGCTAAGCACTGTTTGTTGGATCTAGGGAAATAA
- a CDS encoding TolC family protein, whose translation MKKQRLLLLLGGWVLVSGCATVTVDEEFSQVSQEALSRTGETVAWEQTPEDVAWTQETVQQLLQDGLTREEAVRLALINNRQLQVQFEMLGMAKADLIQAGLYTNPRLGSLIRFPGGMPGAVINTESDVLFLVSDLWNVPLRRNLATVEVLRTTNLIVQEILEAAANARNAFDEVLLQQALYAFVMENVSLFEATLEQVQIRFESGLVNQLDIFLAQNVLYESQLELASVKAQLKRARAQLLGTLGLDPLLSEDVPIQGNLEDIPHRDISLDQAWTFAQDQRVDLALTRLQITQSQRLLSLQKAKIFGDVGLGGNYTRSLGKVDNPGLVIALEIPVLNQNQGGIARAEFQVRQAEKRMVATEFAAKLELKRLLAELNYHDTHVELFRKNMLVVQEQAENYVKQFYASMQFNSIYLIQARQRNLNARRGYLHALRQYRLTESALQVALGGEAEKKMANGSAFLIHH comes from the coding sequence ATGAAAAAACAACGGTTGCTGCTCCTCCTTGGCGGATGGGTATTGGTGAGTGGTTGTGCCACCGTGACCGTGGATGAAGAGTTTTCACAGGTCTCGCAGGAGGCATTGTCACGAACGGGAGAGACCGTGGCTTGGGAGCAAACCCCAGAAGATGTGGCTTGGACACAGGAGACGGTTCAGCAATTACTTCAGGATGGGTTGACTCGTGAGGAAGCCGTGCGTTTGGCTTTAATCAATAACCGCCAACTGCAAGTCCAATTTGAAATGCTGGGAATGGCCAAGGCTGATCTTATTCAGGCGGGTCTTTATACGAATCCAAGACTTGGATCTTTGATTCGATTTCCAGGAGGAATGCCTGGAGCAGTGATCAACACAGAAAGCGATGTGTTGTTTCTCGTTTCGGATTTATGGAACGTTCCGCTTAGGAGAAATTTGGCAACTGTAGAAGTGTTGCGCACCACGAATCTGATTGTTCAGGAAATTCTTGAGGCGGCGGCGAATGCCAGGAATGCGTTTGATGAGGTGCTGCTGCAACAAGCTCTTTATGCCTTCGTGATGGAAAACGTCTCGTTGTTTGAGGCGACCCTCGAGCAAGTACAAATTCGGTTTGAGTCAGGACTCGTGAACCAATTGGATATTTTTTTGGCCCAGAATGTGCTGTATGAATCCCAATTGGAATTGGCTTCGGTGAAGGCCCAACTCAAGCGTGCGCGCGCGCAACTGCTGGGAACCCTTGGCTTGGACCCTCTCTTGTCTGAGGATGTGCCCATTCAGGGAAATTTGGAGGATATCCCGCATCGCGATATTTCCCTTGATCAAGCGTGGACATTTGCCCAGGACCAACGAGTCGATTTAGCCTTGACTCGGTTGCAAATTACTCAATCCCAGCGATTGCTATCCTTGCAAAAAGCAAAAATTTTTGGCGACGTGGGACTTGGAGGAAACTATACGCGGTCATTGGGAAAAGTTGACAATCCCGGGTTGGTGATTGCCTTAGAGATCCCCGTGTTGAATCAAAACCAGGGTGGGATCGCACGCGCGGAATTTCAAGTCCGTCAGGCAGAGAAACGGATGGTGGCTACCGAATTTGCAGCCAAACTCGAATTGAAACGGTTATTAGCGGAATTGAACTATCATGATACTCATGTCGAATTATTTCGAAAAAATATGTTAGTAGTTCAAGAACAGGCGGAAAACTATGTGAAGCAGTTTTATGCGTCGATGCAATTCAATAGCATTTATCTCATTCAAGCACGACAGCGAAATCTCAACGCTCGTCGTGGGTATTTGCATGCTCTTCGGCAATACCGGCTGACGGAATCTGCCTTGCAGGTAGCTCTAGGTGGGGAGGCCGAGAAGAAAATGGCGAATGGGTCCGCTTTTCTTATTCATCACTAG
- a CDS encoding FkbM family methyltransferase, translating into MYWLVKKLIKGASQRSKRKILNFVLSTEIESHVFHKLRRHGFVPATIIDVGAYQGEWTRNIKSIFPESKVHMIDALAKEDYLRKVQENLPGVSYGIHLLGSETGLEKTFFECETGSSYYEENTNVQKTQTTRKTKTLDEVIAETGFALSPSSLLKIDAQGAELDILKGAKQVLSDVDFVYLEMPIIQYNRNAPDFEAYIHHMASLGYGVFDVSTCQIRQDFLLQVDLLFARQTSPIIQKREQLLGI; encoded by the coding sequence ATGTATTGGTTGGTAAAGAAGTTAATAAAAGGTGCGTCGCAGCGGTCGAAAAGAAAAATTCTTAACTTTGTATTGTCAACAGAAATAGAAAGTCATGTCTTTCATAAACTCCGAAGGCATGGGTTTGTTCCCGCGACCATTATTGATGTGGGAGCATACCAGGGGGAATGGACGCGAAACATTAAATCTATTTTTCCTGAATCCAAGGTGCATATGATCGATGCCTTGGCCAAGGAAGACTATTTGCGCAAGGTTCAAGAAAATCTGCCTGGCGTGTCCTATGGCATCCATTTGTTGGGTTCGGAGACGGGCTTGGAAAAAACATTTTTTGAATGTGAGACAGGGTCGTCGTACTATGAAGAAAATACCAATGTGCAAAAAACTCAGACTACTCGAAAGACAAAAACGCTAGATGAGGTGATTGCCGAAACCGGATTTGCTTTAAGCCCGTCCTCCTTACTCAAGATCGATGCCCAAGGCGCAGAATTGGATATCCTGAAGGGCGCCAAGCAAGTCCTTTCAGATGTGGATTTTGTTTATCTAGAAATGCCGATCATTCAGTACAATCGCAATGCGCCAGACTTTGAAGCGTATATTCATCATATGGCCAGTCTTGGGTATGGCGTCTTCGATGTGTCCACCTGTCAAATTCGGCAAGATTTTTTACTGCAAGTGGATCTTCTCTTTGCCAGACAAACTTCCCCGATTATTCAGAAAAGAGAACAATTACTTGGTATATGA
- a CDS encoding cation:proton antiporter, which yields METAQVGFTIAIALAAGVLAQSIARQLHIPGILLLLAVGFGLGQSGLAWIDPNTLGAGLFGIVDFAVAIILFEGGLNLEKSRLRRQELPILQLITIGALVTLFGSSLAVKLFLGWSWSLSLLFGSLVVVTGPTVIAPLIRDMRLRPNLKTILEAEGVLIDPIGAVLAILVLNLTLTTQTATVVHEMVDLTYRLGFGILMGTLGGFLLGGILSVRYLVPSGYTNIFTLATVFLLFHASDHFISQSGILAVTVAGMVVGNLRTPVDRDLREFKDQLTILLVGMLFILLAADVHWEDVMGLGPGALIVVGALVFIIRPLNVWLSTRNASLSWQERAFIGWVAPRGIVAAAIAALTAGVLEERGMEGGAELRALVFLTIALTVGLAGLTARPMASFLKLRLGKRDRVAILGVEGLGLMLGKEFRERGVNVIFFDSDPKRCSEAEKEGFPVVFGDALQERTLLRAQLEFVGTTIGVTTNEHLNSMFVQQAHALFQVPQGYVSLEPFDGEKIPEHLHPHDGKVLFERPHDIERWAVRIRHHDVTVEHFLFQPKTEPDEVSTDSPETETLVKPTNGNAERSVILTIIRKKTIVPMHFKFELKNLDLATVAIYKPEREQALAHLAKAGWTVPTPLILEELLPQPHPPSPIEPSHTRPSTLPS from the coding sequence ATGGAAACAGCCCAGGTTGGTTTTACAATTGCCATTGCGTTGGCTGCCGGTGTACTTGCTCAATCAATAGCTAGGCAATTGCACATCCCTGGCATTTTGCTGCTCCTCGCAGTGGGATTTGGCCTCGGACAGAGCGGCCTCGCTTGGATTGATCCCAATACCCTTGGAGCCGGACTCTTCGGGATCGTGGATTTTGCGGTTGCCATCATTCTCTTTGAAGGTGGACTGAACCTTGAAAAATCCAGACTTCGACGCCAAGAACTTCCCATCCTTCAATTAATTACCATCGGGGCGTTGGTCACCCTCTTCGGCAGTTCGCTTGCCGTCAAATTATTTCTCGGTTGGTCCTGGTCCTTGTCTCTTCTCTTTGGCAGTCTCGTGGTTGTTACTGGGCCAACGGTGATTGCGCCGCTCATTAGGGACATGCGGCTTCGCCCCAATCTTAAAACGATTTTAGAAGCCGAAGGAGTGCTCATCGATCCCATTGGAGCCGTCCTTGCCATTTTAGTGTTGAATCTCACCCTAACCACGCAGACGGCTACCGTGGTTCATGAAATGGTAGATCTCACCTATCGCTTGGGATTCGGCATTCTGATGGGAACGTTGGGGGGATTTCTATTGGGAGGTATTTTAAGTGTCCGATACCTCGTTCCCTCAGGCTATACGAATATTTTTACACTCGCCACAGTCTTTCTCCTCTTTCACGCGTCAGACCATTTTATTTCCCAAAGCGGCATCTTGGCTGTGACCGTAGCCGGTATGGTCGTCGGCAACTTACGCACTCCAGTCGATCGAGATCTCCGCGAGTTTAAAGACCAACTCACGATTCTCCTCGTCGGTATGCTCTTTATCCTTCTGGCGGCCGATGTGCATTGGGAAGACGTGATGGGGTTAGGGCCAGGGGCCTTGATCGTAGTGGGGGCGTTAGTTTTTATTATCCGCCCATTGAACGTTTGGCTTTCAACGAGGAATGCCTCCCTGTCCTGGCAGGAACGAGCATTCATCGGGTGGGTCGCCCCACGAGGTATTGTCGCAGCAGCCATCGCGGCGCTCACCGCCGGAGTGCTAGAGGAACGAGGAATGGAAGGAGGGGCCGAGCTTCGCGCTCTTGTCTTTTTAACTATTGCCCTGACCGTTGGACTGGCCGGACTCACGGCCCGCCCCATGGCATCGTTCCTCAAACTTCGTCTCGGCAAACGAGACCGTGTGGCCATTTTGGGTGTCGAGGGACTAGGATTAATGCTGGGAAAAGAGTTTCGTGAACGTGGCGTCAATGTGATTTTTTTTGATTCCGATCCCAAACGATGTAGCGAGGCTGAAAAAGAGGGATTTCCCGTGGTGTTTGGTGATGCCCTTCAAGAACGCACTCTCCTTCGAGCGCAATTGGAATTTGTTGGAACCACCATTGGGGTCACCACCAATGAACATTTGAATAGTATGTTTGTTCAACAAGCCCATGCCCTTTTTCAAGTTCCCCAAGGGTATGTGTCATTAGAACCATTCGATGGAGAAAAAATTCCTGAGCACCTTCATCCCCATGATGGGAAGGTATTGTTCGAACGACCTCATGACATCGAACGCTGGGCCGTGCGTATTCGGCACCATGATGTAACCGTCGAACATTTTCTCTTTCAACCAAAAACCGAGCCTGACGAGGTGTCAACGGATAGTCCGGAAACCGAGACTCTAGTCAAACCCACCAATGGCAATGCGGAACGTTCAGTGATTCTTACCATTATTCGGAAAAAGACGATCGTCCCTATGCACTTCAAGTTTGAACTGAAAAATCTCGATCTCGCCACAGTGGCTATTTACAAACCCGAACGAGAACAGGCCCTGGCTCACCTGGCCAAAGCCGGCTGGACGGTCCCGACCCCACTAATATTAGAAGAGTTGCTTCCCCAACCACATCCTCCATCACCTATCGAACCGTCCCATACAAGGCCATCGACTTTACCATCATAA
- a CDS encoding heavy metal translocating P-type ATPase: MMATVAKVVDPVCGMKVDPLSAAGNYEYAGTTYYFCNPRCEERFRRDPDGYVSGRYKQGMEDVPAKPGTKYICPMCPEVKSDVPAACPSCGMALEPASIQLSTTKTEYVCPMHPEVVQDHPGDCPKCGMSLEPRTVALEEVNPELIDMTRRFWLGLVLALPVFLLAMSDMIPGQPLKGILSAKLTNWLQFVLATPVVLWVGFPFFQRGWASLVNRSLNMFTLIAMGTGTAYGYSAVATILPGLFPEAFRLASGEVPVYFEAAAVITVLVALGQVLEIRARSQTTSALKALLGLAPKTARIVWSNGKEEDIPIEKVSVDDRLRIRPGEKIPVDGEVLEGSTSIDESMVTGEPIPVEKRRGNWVMGGTINGTGMILMQAKRVGQETMLAQIVQMVSEAQRSRAPIQRVADVVAGYFVPIVVLVAAVAFSVWATIGPEPRLAYALVNAVAVLIIACPCAIGLATPMSIMVGTGRGATAGILIRNAETLERLEKVDTLVVDKTGTLTEGKPVLQSVVPTPAFSEAALLQLAASIERASEHPLASAIVNGAREQNLVLGVVEAFRSQTGAGVEGKVDGKLVALGNRQFLERDVGVSAKELIELNKQSETLRNEGQTVVFVAVDGQPAGVIGVVDPIKATTIEALQSLKREGLNIVMVTGDNRQTAEAVGKQLGLKHIQAEVLPEHKHQVVKQLKKKGHVVAMAGDGINDAPALAEADVGIAMGTGTDVAIESAGITLVKGDLRGVARARNLSRATMGNIRQNLFFAFFYNLLGVPVAAGILFPIFGLLLSPMIASVAMTFSSVSVITNALRLRYVGLDK; the protein is encoded by the coding sequence ATGATGGCCACCGTCGCCAAGGTCGTGGACCCAGTCTGTGGCATGAAGGTCGATCCGCTTTCGGCGGCGGGAAACTATGAGTATGCCGGGACGACATATTATTTCTGTAATCCCCGCTGTGAAGAAAGATTTCGTCGAGATCCCGATGGCTATGTAAGTGGAAGGTATAAGCAAGGAATGGAAGATGTCCCGGCTAAGCCGGGAACGAAATATATTTGTCCCATGTGTCCGGAAGTGAAATCGGACGTTCCAGCGGCCTGCCCTTCATGTGGGATGGCTCTTGAACCGGCATCCATCCAATTGTCTACTACCAAAACCGAATACGTGTGTCCCATGCATCCCGAGGTTGTCCAAGACCATCCGGGCGATTGTCCCAAGTGTGGAATGTCATTGGAGCCACGAACTGTCGCGCTCGAAGAAGTCAATCCTGAGCTGATCGATATGACCCGCCGTTTTTGGCTTGGATTAGTTCTGGCCTTACCAGTATTTCTGTTGGCCATGTCCGATATGATTCCCGGGCAGCCGTTGAAAGGAATTTTATCTGCGAAACTTACGAACTGGCTGCAATTCGTCCTGGCGACCCCAGTGGTACTGTGGGTGGGATTTCCGTTCTTTCAGCGAGGATGGGCCTCGCTAGTCAATCGTAGTCTCAATATGTTTACGCTTATCGCAATGGGAACGGGGACGGCCTACGGGTACAGTGCGGTGGCCACGATTCTGCCTGGACTGTTTCCAGAAGCTTTTCGTCTGGCAAGTGGCGAAGTGCCCGTATATTTTGAGGCCGCCGCTGTCATCACTGTGTTGGTCGCTTTAGGTCAAGTGCTGGAAATCCGAGCCCGCAGTCAAACCACGAGTGCGTTGAAAGCTTTGCTGGGGCTAGCGCCTAAAACCGCGCGGATCGTGTGGAGCAATGGCAAGGAAGAGGATATTCCCATCGAGAAGGTATCCGTGGATGATCGTTTGCGCATTCGGCCTGGCGAAAAAATTCCCGTGGATGGAGAGGTGCTCGAAGGCTCGACGTCCATCGATGAATCCATGGTGACCGGCGAGCCAATTCCAGTTGAAAAGCGGAGAGGGAATTGGGTCATGGGCGGGACTATCAATGGGACAGGCATGATCCTCATGCAGGCCAAACGTGTGGGGCAAGAGACCATGTTAGCGCAAATTGTCCAGATGGTGAGCGAAGCGCAACGAAGTCGAGCGCCCATTCAGCGCGTCGCTGATGTTGTCGCTGGGTATTTTGTCCCGATTGTCGTGTTGGTCGCGGCTGTGGCGTTTAGTGTGTGGGCCACCATTGGGCCTGAACCTCGACTTGCCTATGCGTTGGTCAATGCTGTTGCTGTGCTGATTATTGCCTGTCCGTGTGCCATCGGATTGGCAACCCCTATGTCCATCATGGTGGGGACGGGGCGCGGAGCGACCGCAGGAATCCTGATTAGAAATGCAGAAACTCTCGAACGCTTGGAAAAAGTTGATACTCTCGTGGTGGATAAAACCGGCACGTTAACCGAGGGCAAGCCCGTGTTGCAATCCGTCGTGCCCACGCCAGCATTTAGTGAAGCCGCCCTGCTTCAATTGGCGGCAAGCATTGAGCGAGCGAGTGAGCATCCACTCGCCTCTGCCATTGTGAATGGCGCGAGAGAACAGAATCTAGTCTTGGGCGTCGTGGAGGCGTTTCGTTCGCAAACCGGGGCGGGGGTCGAGGGAAAAGTCGATGGAAAATTAGTGGCTTTGGGAAATCGACAATTTCTTGAACGTGATGTGGGAGTATCGGCAAAAGAGCTGATCGAGCTCAATAAGCAAAGTGAGACCTTACGAAACGAAGGGCAGACGGTGGTGTTTGTTGCTGTGGATGGGCAACCGGCTGGTGTGATTGGTGTGGTGGACCCCATCAAGGCAACTACAATTGAAGCGCTTCAGTCGTTGAAGCGTGAAGGGCTGAACATTGTGATGGTGACCGGTGACAATCGGCAAACGGCGGAGGCTGTCGGGAAGCAACTTGGGTTAAAACATATTCAAGCTGAGGTATTGCCGGAGCATAAACATCAGGTGGTGAAACAATTAAAGAAAAAAGGGCATGTGGTGGCTATGGCTGGAGACGGAATTAATGATGCCCCGGCCCTCGCTGAGGCTGATGTAGGGATTGCCATGGGAACAGGTACGGACGTGGCCATCGAAAGTGCGGGGATTACCTTGGTGAAAGGCGATCTTCGAGGGGTGGCTCGTGCACGCAATCTTAGCCGGGCCACAATGGGCAACATTCGCCAGAATTTGTTTTTTGCGTTTTTCTATAACCTGCTTGGGGTTCCGGTGGCAGCTGGTATCCTTTTTCCCATATTTGGTCTTTTATTGAGTCCTATGATTGCCAGCGTGGCCATGACATTTAGCTCGGTGTCGGTGATTACGAATGCTCTTCGACTCCGATACGTTGGGTTGGACAAGTAG
- a CDS encoding multicopper oxidase domain-containing protein translates to MTNRMTRVMSAVLVLGLSGGGLTTPGYSHDLGIPHDDDPKGPSVEGKMTGLGQSSSPRIERGKSYSPPPPSMGQQRGVVHTLNVPALGYELDGDVKVFTLIAQPMEHEFTDGQPMDESIIPLMNRAFGHMASHMKSTSQSGVVWGYNGSMPGPTIEANEGDTIRVMFKNELPEPTSVHWHGLEVPNGQDGAAGVTEAPTPPGGTHVYEFTLYQSGTFMYHTGYNVMKQDALGLGGFVVVHPKSSLNKPDKEIAILMQEWTFAPGNPNPNIVSMDFNWFTFNGKAAPSIEVITVQQGDRVRLRFGNLSMQSHPIHIHGYTWNVVGTEGGPIPENAQWPGATVNVPPGTTRDVEFVAWNPGVWRLHCHRLHHVMNAMADMPMGVAPHGGMFTLVRVIPKDPDGVWQHPAQVSRKGQP, encoded by the coding sequence ATGACCAATCGAATGACCAGGGTGATGTCAGCGGTTCTGGTCCTAGGGCTGAGTGGCGGGGGCTTAACGACGCCAGGGTATTCCCATGACTTGGGGATACCCCATGACGATGACCCCAAGGGGCCGAGTGTTGAGGGGAAGATGACGGGACTTGGCCAAAGTTCTTCTCCTCGAATTGAGCGTGGGAAATCATACTCCCCACCGCCGCCGTCTATGGGCCAGCAGCGTGGCGTCGTGCATACACTCAATGTTCCGGCGTTAGGATACGAGCTGGATGGCGATGTCAAAGTATTCACACTGATTGCTCAACCTATGGAGCATGAATTTACGGATGGGCAGCCGATGGATGAATCGATAATTCCCTTGATGAATCGGGCATTTGGACATATGGCTTCCCATATGAAGAGCACGTCCCAAAGTGGGGTTGTCTGGGGTTATAACGGGTCGATGCCTGGTCCAACGATTGAAGCGAATGAAGGGGATACCATTCGCGTGATGTTTAAAAATGAATTACCTGAGCCTACCTCCGTTCACTGGCATGGTTTGGAAGTTCCGAATGGCCAAGATGGTGCCGCCGGGGTGACCGAAGCGCCGACACCACCGGGCGGGACCCATGTGTATGAGTTCACGCTCTATCAAAGCGGCACGTTTATGTATCACACGGGGTACAACGTGATGAAGCAGGACGCGCTGGGGTTAGGGGGATTCGTCGTGGTGCATCCCAAATCTTCCTTGAATAAACCGGATAAAGAGATTGCCATTTTGATGCAAGAGTGGACGTTTGCTCCGGGTAACCCCAATCCAAATATTGTGTCAATGGATTTTAATTGGTTTACGTTTAATGGCAAGGCCGCGCCAAGTATCGAGGTGATCACGGTGCAGCAGGGTGATCGAGTCCGATTACGGTTTGGCAATCTTAGTATGCAAAGCCATCCTATCCATATCCATGGGTATACCTGGAATGTGGTCGGGACTGAAGGGGGGCCGATTCCTGAGAATGCGCAATGGCCTGGAGCTACGGTAAATGTTCCGCCAGGAACGACGCGTGATGTAGAATTTGTCGCGTGGAATCCCGGGGTGTGGCGATTGCATTGTCATCGATTGCATCACGTGATGAATGCGATGGCGGACATGCCGATGGGGGTGGCTCCCCATGGCGGCATGTTTACCCTGGTACGCGTGATTCCCAAAGATCCTGATGGGGTGTGGCAGCATCCTGCCCAGGTTTCTCGAAAGGGCCAACCATGA